One stretch of Arachis hypogaea cultivar Tifrunner chromosome 20, arahy.Tifrunner.gnm2.J5K5, whole genome shotgun sequence DNA includes these proteins:
- the LOC112784157 gene encoding phosphatidylinositol 4-kinase beta 1 isoform X6 → MVKLLGLSRVWADEPREITSRSNLTSETSENGWLIRFFDSSFFCEWIAVSYLYKHDHAGVRDYLCNRMYTLPLQGIESYLFQVCYMMIHKPSPSLDKFVIDICSKSLKIALKVHWFLLAELEDNDDDNDNEAISRMQEKCRIAATLMGEWVPLIRSQGSSSSVGGKNQVFNRFLSSTRRLSITPTPPPQKSMSFSPSSGKNLQVNVSPQSPDENNLFKKLLPSPKFRDALLFRKSAEKDDNDSEKDGFFKRLLRDSKGEDELGQKIRDAFHFRKSTEKYDEDSDKDNFFKRILRDNRGDDEDSEKDGFFKRLLRDNKGEVEGSPSSSDGIFKRLFRDSKNDSEDKTPTKMMAEEEKEGFFRKFFREKFEDKKDLNDEGENANSEERGAKHSEQDEKEGFFRKFVKDIFEDKKDANDKIEEGTATIEEEEPSEFPLFKRLFRVHPEDGKSSSTNENNGESSPGTENFFRKLFRDRERSVEDSELWGSNKQKEKHPESPEKFATKPPLPFNQSHFRKVAYHESLEFVLSLCETSFGLVDVFPVEDRKHALHESLAEINLHLTEAQNTGGVCFPLGKGMYRVLYIPEDEAVLLNSREKAPYMICVEVLRCDMTSNSKDTSSPHKLSKGGIPLANGDALLPKPPPWAYPLWTTQEVYRNSNDRMSRSTARAIDQAMTHVSEAKVNFVSVSLSVESQLHVQPEKTEVNLHVSSRGPYSNSVGEMARGGRNSDVKCVRVVLTTDPGLRMEDIGEQAPRRRREHRRVPSTVAIEEVKAAAAKGEAPLGLPLKGAGQDSSDAQPRANGIARKASDALSGELWEAKKERIRKASIHGNSPGWDLRSVIVKSGDDCRQEHLAVQLISHFYDIFQEAGLPLWLRPYEVLCTSSYTALIETIPDTASLHSIKSRYPNISSLRGFFIAKYQENSPSFKLAQRNFVESMVGYSLVCYLLQVKDRHNGNLLLDEEGHIIHIDFGFMLSNSPGGVNFESAPFKLTRELLEVMDSDAEGIPSEFFDYFKVLCIQGFLTCRKHAERIILLVEMLQQCVSLVLTLISSSLDAWRTRQYDYYQRVLNGIL, encoded by the exons ATGGTGAAGCTTTTAGGATTGAGTCGTGTCTGGGCCGATGAGCCCAGAGAAATCACGTCGAGGTCCAATTTGACCAGTGAGACCAGTGAGAATGGGTGGCTTATCAGGTTCTTTGATTCCTCCTTCTTCTGCGAGTGGATCGCAGTTAGCTACTTGTACAAGCATGACCATGCAGGGGTGCGCGATTACCTCTGCAATAGAATGTACACACTTCCATTGCAGGGAATTGAGAGCTATCTGTTCCAAGTGTGTTACATGATGATACATAAGCCTAGCCCCTCTTTGGATAAGTTTGTCATTGATATTTGCTCCAAGTCTCTTAAGATTGCTTTGAAGGTGCATTGGTTCTTATTGGCTGAGCTTGAggacaatgatgatgataatgataatgaagcTATTAGTAGGATGCAGGAGAAGTGCCGGATTGCGGCCACCTTGATGGGTGAGTGGGTGCCCCTGATTAGGTCTCAAGGTTCATCTTCCAGCGTTGGAGGCAAGAACCAAGTTTTCAATAGGTTCTTGTCTTCAACACGCCGGTTGTCGATAACACCTACGCCTCCTCCTCAGAAGTCCATGTCTTTCTCGCCTTCTTCAGGAAAGAATTTGCAGGTGAACGTTAGTCCGCAGTCTCCTGATGAAAACAACTTGTTTAAGAAATTGTTGCCAAGTCCAAAGTTTAGAGATGCTTTGCTGTTTAGGAAGTCAGCGGAAAAAGATGACAATGATTCTGAGAAGGATGGCTTTTTCAAGAGGCTTTTAAGGGATAGCAAAGGTGAGGATGAGTTGGGCCAGAAAATCCGAGATGCATTTCACTTCAGAAAGTCAACCGAGAAATATGATGAAGACTCTGACAAGGATAATTTCTTTAAAAGGATCTTAAGGGACAATAGAGGTGATGATGAAGACTCTGAAAAGGATGGATTCTTTAAAAGGCTCTTGAGGGACAATAAAGGCGAGGTGGAGGgttctccctcaagttcggatgGAATTTTTAAGAGATTGTTTCGTGATAGCAAGAATGATTCTGAGGATAAAACACCGACCAAAATGATGGCAGAAGAGGAGAAAGAAGGATTTTTCCGTAAGTTTTTCAGGGAAAAATTTGAAGATAAGAAGGATTTGAATGATGAAGGAGAAAATGCTAATTCCGAAGAGAGAGGTGCAAAGCATTCTGAACAGGATGAAAAAGAAGGGTTTTTCCGAAAATTTGTTAAGGATATATTTGAAGACAAGAAAGATGCAAATGATAAAATTGAAGAAGGTACTGCCACTATTGAGGAGGAAGAGCCTTCTGAATTTCCTTTGTTCAAAAGATTATTTCGTGTGCACCCTGAAGATGGTAAAAGTAGTTCAACCAATGAAAACAACGGTGAAAGTAGTCCAGGTACAGAAAATTTCTTCCGCAAATTGTTTAGAGATCGTGAACGTTCAGTTGAAGATTCAGAACTATGGGGGTCAAATAAGCAGAAAGAG AAGCATCCTGAATCACCTGAGAAATTTGCAACAAAACCTCCACTTCCGTTCAATCAATCACATTTCCGTAAAGTAGCTTACCATGAGTCATTGGAATTTGTGCTGTCATTATGCGAGACATCATTTGGGTTAGTTGATGTATTTCCAGTTGAAGACCGCAAACATGCTTTGCATgag tctCTAGCAGAGATCAATTTACATTTGACAGAGGCACAGAATACTGGAG GAGTTTGTTTTCCTCTGGGAAAGGGCATGTACCGTGTGCTTTATATTCCTGAAGATGAAGCTGTTCTCTTGAATTCTAGGGAGAAGGCGCCTTACATGATCTGTGTTGAAGTATTGAGATGTGACATGACAAG CAATTCCAAGGACACGTCCAGTCCTCATAAACTTTCCAAAGGTGGAATTCCCTTGGCAAATGGAGATGCTCTCTTGCCAAAACCACCACCATGGGCTTATCCATTGTGGACAACACAAGAGGTTTATCGTAATAGCAATGATAGGATGTCAAGATCAACTGCGCGGGCAATTGACCAGGCAATGACTCATGTATCCGAGGCAAAAGTCAACTTTGTTAGTGTGAGTCTTTCTGTAGAATCACAATTACATGTTCAGCCAGAGAAAACTGAAGTGAATCTGCATGTTAGCAGTCGAGGTCCTTATAGTAACAGTGTTGGTGAAATGGCAAGGGGAGGACGTAACAGTGATGTGAAGTGCGTACGGGTAGTGCTGACCACTGATCCTGGGCTTAGAATGGAAGATATTGGGGAACAAGCACCTAGACGGCGGAGGGAACATCGTCGTGTGCCAAGTACAGTGGCAATAGAGGAAGTAAAA GCGGCGGCTGCTAAAGGGGAAGCACCTCTTGGACTTCCTTTGAAAGGTGCTGGTCAGGATTCATCAGATGCACAACCAAGG GCTAATGGAATTGCCCGCAAAGCGAGTGATGCCTTGTCTGGTGAACTTTGGGAGGCAAAGAAAGAGAGGATACGCAAGGCTTCCATTCACGGCAATTCACCTGGTTGGGACTTGAGATCT GTTATTGTAAAGAGCGGTGATGATTGCAGACAGGAGCATCTGGCGGTTCAACTAATTTCACATTTCTATG ATATCTTCCAAGAAGCAGGCCTACCTCTCTGGCTACGCCCTTATGAAGTTTTGTGTACATCATCTTACACAGCTCTTATTGAAACTATTCCAGACACG GCTTCTCTACATTCGATCAAGAGTAGATATCCCAACATCTCAAGTTTACGTGGGTTCTTTATTGCCAAGTATCAAGAAAATTCTCCAAGTTTCAAACTTGCCCAG aGGAACTTCGTTGAAAGTATGGTTGGATATTCCCTAGTCTGCTACCTTCTGCAG GTGAAGGATAGGCACAATGGGAACCTCTTATTGGATGAAGAAGGTCATATTATACATATTGATTTTGGCTTCATGCTTTCCAATTCACCTGGTGGTGTTAATTTTGAAAGTGCACCTTTCAAATTAACCCGAGAGCTTCTTGAG GTCATGGATTCTGATGCTGAGGGCATTCCAAGCGAATTCTTTGATTATTTCAAG GTTTTATGCATTCAAGGCTTTCTTACTTGCCGTAAGCATGCTGAGCGAATAATTCTTCTTGTTGAGATGTTACAG CAATGTGTATCATTGGTGCTTACTCTGATCAGCAGTAGCCTGGATGCATGGCGGACACGGCAGTATGACTATTACCAGAGGGTTTTGAATGGAATATTGTGA
- the LOC112784157 gene encoding phosphatidylinositol 4-kinase beta 1 isoform X3 encodes MVKLLGLSRVWADEPREITSRSNLTSETSENGWLIRFFDSSFFCEWIAVSYLYKHDHAGVRDYLCNRMYTLPLQGIESYLFQVCYMMIHKPSPSLDKFVIDICSKSLKIALKVHWFLLAELEDNDDDNDNEAISRMQEKCRIAATLMGEWVPLIRSQGSSSSVGGKNQVFNRFLSSTRRLSITPTPPPQKSMSFSPSSGKNLQVNVSPQSPDENNLFKKLLPSPKFRDALLFRKSAEKDDNDSEKDGFFKRLLRDSKGEDELGQKIRDAFHFRKSTEKYDEDSDKDNFFKRILRDNRGDDEDSEKDGFFKRLLRDNKGEVEGSPSSSDGIFKRLFRDSKNDSEDKTPTKMMAEEEKEGFFRKFFREKFEDKKDLNDEGENANSEERGAKHSEQDEKEGFFRKFVKDIFEDKKDANDKIEEGTATIEEEEPSEFPLFKRLFRVHPEDGKSSSTNENNGESSPGTENFFRKLFRDRERSVEDSELWGSNKQKEQKHPESPEKFATKPPLPFNQSHFRKVAYHESLEFVLSLCETSFGLVDVFPVEDRKHALHESLAEINLHLTEAQNTGGVCFPLGKGMYRVLYIPEDEAVLLNSREKAPYMICVEVLRCDMTSNSKDTSSPHKLSKGGIPLANGDALLPKPPPWAYPLWTTQEVYRNSNDRMSRSTARAIDQAMTHVSEAKVNFVSVSLSVESQLHVQPEKTEVNLHVSSRGPYSNSVGEMARGGRNSDVKCVRVVLTTDPGLRMEDIGEQAPRRRREHRRVPSTVAIEEVKAAAAKGEAPLGLPLKGAGQDSSDAQPRANGIARKASDALSGELWEAKKERIRKASIHGNSPGWDLRSVIVKSGDDCRQEHLAVQLISHFYDIFQEAGLPLWLRPYEVLCTSSYTALIETIPDTASLHSIKSRYPNISSLRGFFIAKYQENSPSFKLAQVKDRHNGNLLLDEEGHIIHIDFGFMLSNSPGGVNFESAPFKLTRELLEVMDSDAEGIPSEFFDYFKVLCIQGFLTCRKHAERIILLVEMLQDSGFPCFKNGPRTIQNLRKRFHLSLTEEQCVSLVLTLISSSLDAWRTRQYDYYQRVLNGIL; translated from the exons ATGGTGAAGCTTTTAGGATTGAGTCGTGTCTGGGCCGATGAGCCCAGAGAAATCACGTCGAGGTCCAATTTGACCAGTGAGACCAGTGAGAATGGGTGGCTTATCAGGTTCTTTGATTCCTCCTTCTTCTGCGAGTGGATCGCAGTTAGCTACTTGTACAAGCATGACCATGCAGGGGTGCGCGATTACCTCTGCAATAGAATGTACACACTTCCATTGCAGGGAATTGAGAGCTATCTGTTCCAAGTGTGTTACATGATGATACATAAGCCTAGCCCCTCTTTGGATAAGTTTGTCATTGATATTTGCTCCAAGTCTCTTAAGATTGCTTTGAAGGTGCATTGGTTCTTATTGGCTGAGCTTGAggacaatgatgatgataatgataatgaagcTATTAGTAGGATGCAGGAGAAGTGCCGGATTGCGGCCACCTTGATGGGTGAGTGGGTGCCCCTGATTAGGTCTCAAGGTTCATCTTCCAGCGTTGGAGGCAAGAACCAAGTTTTCAATAGGTTCTTGTCTTCAACACGCCGGTTGTCGATAACACCTACGCCTCCTCCTCAGAAGTCCATGTCTTTCTCGCCTTCTTCAGGAAAGAATTTGCAGGTGAACGTTAGTCCGCAGTCTCCTGATGAAAACAACTTGTTTAAGAAATTGTTGCCAAGTCCAAAGTTTAGAGATGCTTTGCTGTTTAGGAAGTCAGCGGAAAAAGATGACAATGATTCTGAGAAGGATGGCTTTTTCAAGAGGCTTTTAAGGGATAGCAAAGGTGAGGATGAGTTGGGCCAGAAAATCCGAGATGCATTTCACTTCAGAAAGTCAACCGAGAAATATGATGAAGACTCTGACAAGGATAATTTCTTTAAAAGGATCTTAAGGGACAATAGAGGTGATGATGAAGACTCTGAAAAGGATGGATTCTTTAAAAGGCTCTTGAGGGACAATAAAGGCGAGGTGGAGGgttctccctcaagttcggatgGAATTTTTAAGAGATTGTTTCGTGATAGCAAGAATGATTCTGAGGATAAAACACCGACCAAAATGATGGCAGAAGAGGAGAAAGAAGGATTTTTCCGTAAGTTTTTCAGGGAAAAATTTGAAGATAAGAAGGATTTGAATGATGAAGGAGAAAATGCTAATTCCGAAGAGAGAGGTGCAAAGCATTCTGAACAGGATGAAAAAGAAGGGTTTTTCCGAAAATTTGTTAAGGATATATTTGAAGACAAGAAAGATGCAAATGATAAAATTGAAGAAGGTACTGCCACTATTGAGGAGGAAGAGCCTTCTGAATTTCCTTTGTTCAAAAGATTATTTCGTGTGCACCCTGAAGATGGTAAAAGTAGTTCAACCAATGAAAACAACGGTGAAAGTAGTCCAGGTACAGAAAATTTCTTCCGCAAATTGTTTAGAGATCGTGAACGTTCAGTTGAAGATTCAGAACTATGGGGGTCAAATAAGCAGAAAGAG CAGAAGCATCCTGAATCACCTGAGAAATTTGCAACAAAACCTCCACTTCCGTTCAATCAATCACATTTCCGTAAAGTAGCTTACCATGAGTCATTGGAATTTGTGCTGTCATTATGCGAGACATCATTTGGGTTAGTTGATGTATTTCCAGTTGAAGACCGCAAACATGCTTTGCATgag tctCTAGCAGAGATCAATTTACATTTGACAGAGGCACAGAATACTGGAG GAGTTTGTTTTCCTCTGGGAAAGGGCATGTACCGTGTGCTTTATATTCCTGAAGATGAAGCTGTTCTCTTGAATTCTAGGGAGAAGGCGCCTTACATGATCTGTGTTGAAGTATTGAGATGTGACATGACAAG CAATTCCAAGGACACGTCCAGTCCTCATAAACTTTCCAAAGGTGGAATTCCCTTGGCAAATGGAGATGCTCTCTTGCCAAAACCACCACCATGGGCTTATCCATTGTGGACAACACAAGAGGTTTATCGTAATAGCAATGATAGGATGTCAAGATCAACTGCGCGGGCAATTGACCAGGCAATGACTCATGTATCCGAGGCAAAAGTCAACTTTGTTAGTGTGAGTCTTTCTGTAGAATCACAATTACATGTTCAGCCAGAGAAAACTGAAGTGAATCTGCATGTTAGCAGTCGAGGTCCTTATAGTAACAGTGTTGGTGAAATGGCAAGGGGAGGACGTAACAGTGATGTGAAGTGCGTACGGGTAGTGCTGACCACTGATCCTGGGCTTAGAATGGAAGATATTGGGGAACAAGCACCTAGACGGCGGAGGGAACATCGTCGTGTGCCAAGTACAGTGGCAATAGAGGAAGTAAAA GCGGCGGCTGCTAAAGGGGAAGCACCTCTTGGACTTCCTTTGAAAGGTGCTGGTCAGGATTCATCAGATGCACAACCAAGG GCTAATGGAATTGCCCGCAAAGCGAGTGATGCCTTGTCTGGTGAACTTTGGGAGGCAAAGAAAGAGAGGATACGCAAGGCTTCCATTCACGGCAATTCACCTGGTTGGGACTTGAGATCT GTTATTGTAAAGAGCGGTGATGATTGCAGACAGGAGCATCTGGCGGTTCAACTAATTTCACATTTCTATG ATATCTTCCAAGAAGCAGGCCTACCTCTCTGGCTACGCCCTTATGAAGTTTTGTGTACATCATCTTACACAGCTCTTATTGAAACTATTCCAGACACG GCTTCTCTACATTCGATCAAGAGTAGATATCCCAACATCTCAAGTTTACGTGGGTTCTTTATTGCCAAGTATCAAGAAAATTCTCCAAGTTTCAAACTTGCCCAG GTGAAGGATAGGCACAATGGGAACCTCTTATTGGATGAAGAAGGTCATATTATACATATTGATTTTGGCTTCATGCTTTCCAATTCACCTGGTGGTGTTAATTTTGAAAGTGCACCTTTCAAATTAACCCGAGAGCTTCTTGAG GTCATGGATTCTGATGCTGAGGGCATTCCAAGCGAATTCTTTGATTATTTCAAG GTTTTATGCATTCAAGGCTTTCTTACTTGCCGTAAGCATGCTGAGCGAATAATTCTTCTTGTTGAGATGTTACAG GACTCTGGTTTCCCCTGCTTTAAAAATGGTCCACGGACAATACAGAACCTACGGAAGCGATTCCACCTCAGTTTAACGGAAGAG CAATGTGTATCATTGGTGCTTACTCTGATCAGCAGTAGCCTGGATGCATGGCGGACACGGCAGTATGACTATTACCAGAGGGTTTTGAATGGAATATTGTGA